A window from Enterocloster bolteae encodes these proteins:
- a CDS encoding ABC transporter ATP-binding protein → MPLLEMKHITKSFAGVYANEDVDLSVEQGEIHALLGENGAGKTTLMNILFGIYQADKGEICFKGEHVEFKSPGEAIARGIGMVHQHFSLVKKMTVLDNVMLGLKGQGIVADRKLAREKLTGLAATYGLLVNPEAPVHTLSVGEQQRVEILKALYRDVSLLILDEPTGVLTPQETENFFGVLKRLRDEGYGIIIITHRLGEIMDISDRVTVLRDGRKVSSLVTEETTPEELSACMIGRELKAGREIRESAAGDTALSLKDVCLHKKHSTKMSLDHVSLTIRRGEILGIAGVEGNGQKELAEVITGIRRINSGQMEYQGKDIRRDSVKERFRAGISYISDDRHGDSLVMDMTVEDNLILRDFDRQPFSRNMVLDYRQAEKRAREALDEYSIKTSGKSGSKTPVKLMSGGNQQKVILSREISEEAGLIVASQPTRGLDIGATRFVHETLLRQRDAGRCVLLISADLDEILGVSDRVAVMYEGRIIGILNRDEADVHKIGLLMGGIAKEAADE, encoded by the coding sequence ATGCCATTACTTGAGATGAAGCATATAACCAAATCCTTTGCAGGCGTGTATGCCAACGAGGATGTGGACCTGTCTGTGGAGCAGGGGGAGATACATGCGCTGTTAGGGGAAAATGGAGCTGGCAAGACCACGCTCATGAACATTTTGTTTGGCATTTACCAGGCGGACAAAGGGGAAATCTGTTTTAAAGGCGAACATGTGGAATTTAAGTCGCCGGGGGAGGCGATTGCCAGGGGAATCGGCATGGTGCACCAGCATTTTTCACTGGTGAAGAAAATGACGGTGCTGGACAATGTGATGCTGGGTCTGAAAGGGCAGGGAATCGTGGCGGACCGGAAGTTGGCAAGGGAAAAACTGACAGGCCTTGCCGCGACCTACGGCCTTTTAGTGAACCCGGAAGCGCCTGTCCACACCCTTTCCGTGGGAGAGCAGCAGAGGGTGGAGATTCTAAAGGCCCTGTACCGGGATGTAAGCCTGTTGATTCTGGACGAACCTACCGGCGTGCTCACCCCCCAGGAAACGGAGAATTTCTTCGGGGTTTTGAAACGGCTGCGGGATGAGGGGTATGGAATCATTATCATCACCCACCGTCTGGGGGAAATCATGGATATCAGCGACCGGGTGACGGTGCTTCGGGATGGCCGAAAGGTCAGCAGTCTGGTGACAGAGGAGACAACGCCGGAGGAACTGTCCGCCTGCATGATTGGGCGGGAGCTTAAGGCGGGGAGGGAGATAAGGGAATCCGCTGCCGGGGACACCGCCTTAAGCCTTAAGGATGTGTGCCTCCACAAAAAGCACAGTACCAAGATGTCCCTGGACCACGTAAGCCTTACAATCCGCAGGGGAGAAATCCTGGGAATCGCAGGTGTGGAAGGCAACGGACAGAAGGAACTGGCTGAGGTAATAACAGGAATCCGCAGGATAAACAGCGGACAGATGGAATACCAGGGAAAGGATATACGCAGGGACAGTGTGAAAGAGCGGTTTCGGGCCGGCATCTCCTATATTTCCGACGACCGCCACGGCGACAGCCTTGTCATGGACATGACAGTGGAAGACAATCTGATTTTAAGGGACTTTGACCGGCAGCCATTTTCGCGGAACATGGTGCTGGACTACAGACAGGCTGAGAAGAGAGCCAGGGAGGCCCTGGATGAATACAGCATCAAGACCTCGGGCAAAAGCGGCAGCAAAACACCGGTAAAGCTGATGAGCGGCGGAAACCAGCAGAAGGTTATTCTTTCCAGGGAGATATCTGAGGAAGCCGGCCTGATTGTGGCCAGCCAGCCCACAAGGGGACTGGATATCGGTGCCACCCGGTTTGTCCATGAAACCCTTCTCAGGCAGAGGGATGCGGGCAGATGCGTCCTGCTGATATCAGCCGACCTGGATGAAATCCTGGGAGTAAGCGACCGGGTTGCGGTTATGTATGAAGGCCGTATCATAGGGATTCTGAACCGGGATGAGGCGGATGTACATAAAATTGGCCTGCTGATGGGCGGTATTGCTAAGGAGGCGGCAGATGAATAG
- a CDS encoding ABC transporter permease has protein sequence MNRKSKIVEIAGIGLIAAAVWTVLIMLSDASPAEAYAMFFKGIFGNLNGFMEVFVKATPLIFTGLGCAVAFRTGFFNIGAEGQFYIGALASAWAALTWTGVPGGLRILCAILMGFVFGGLWALIAAMFKAKLGISEIIVTIMLNYIAINFLGIAVRTFLMDPAGSIPQSPKLDPSVTLYRFLKPTRLHAGFIIAVLMVFLVWFILEKTTVGYEIKVVGFNKRAAACNGISVVRNIIISAFLSGGLAGIAGAVEVMGVQRKLLEGISGECGYTAVLIALLASNHPVGVLFAAIGFAALEVGANSMQRQMGVPSAIVNILVGLIVLLILGRELFNRKRKGEKPC, from the coding sequence ATGAATAGGAAATCAAAGATAGTTGAGATAGCGGGTATCGGACTCATTGCAGCGGCTGTGTGGACGGTTCTTATCATGCTGTCGGACGCAAGCCCGGCAGAGGCCTATGCCATGTTCTTTAAAGGCATATTTGGAAACCTGAACGGGTTTATGGAAGTGTTTGTAAAGGCAACTCCCCTGATTTTTACGGGCCTGGGATGCGCGGTGGCGTTCAGGACCGGTTTTTTCAACATAGGAGCCGAGGGGCAGTTTTACATAGGAGCCCTTGCCTCTGCATGGGCGGCCCTTACCTGGACCGGGGTTCCCGGGGGACTCCGCATCCTGTGCGCCATTTTAATGGGATTTGTCTTTGGCGGTCTCTGGGCGCTCATAGCCGCCATGTTTAAGGCAAAGCTGGGGATATCGGAAATCATTGTAACCATTATGCTGAATTATATTGCCATCAATTTCCTGGGTATTGCAGTCAGGACCTTTCTCATGGACCCGGCGGGAAGCATACCCCAGTCGCCCAAGCTGGACCCTTCCGTCACTCTTTACCGGTTCTTAAAGCCCACCAGGCTTCACGCGGGCTTTATCATTGCCGTGCTCATGGTGTTCCTTGTCTGGTTTATATTGGAAAAGACAACGGTGGGATATGAAATCAAGGTGGTGGGATTCAACAAGCGGGCTGCTGCCTGTAATGGAATCTCGGTTGTCAGGAACATCATCATTTCCGCATTTTTAAGCGGCGGTCTGGCGGGAATCGCAGGAGCCGTGGAGGTTATGGGTGTGCAGAGAAAGCTTCTGGAGGGAATATCCGGGGAGTGCGGATACACAGCGGTGCTTATCGCCCTTCTGGCGTCCAATCATCCGGTGGGCGTGCTCTTTGCCGCCATCGGGTTTGCCGCCCTGGAGGTGGGGGCCAATTCCATGCAGAGACAGATGGGAGTGCCGTCAGCCATTGTCAATATCCTGGTGGGTCTTATTGTGCTGCTGATTCTGGGCAGGGAGCTGTTTAACAGGAAGAGAAAGGGGGAAAAACCATGTTAG
- a CDS encoding ABC transporter permease, translated as MLEQIMTVGFVTAFLTASVRMAVPLIYAGLGETISEKAGILNIGMEGVMLGGAFFSFAGTFYSGSLAVGLLCGMAGGAMVSAIHGLLSIRLAQDQSVSGIAINIFMAGVTSFLYKLMSSGQSYQQIEPFAKLKIPFLGDIPLIGNALFNQDVLTYGVYVLVILVTLFYSRTSKGMAFAAIGENPRAADSAGIPVHRYQWAAVLLNGMLGGLGGAYLVLVQVGNFSENMTSGRGYIALAAVILGRYVPFGMMGAAFIFGAANALQIRLQAIGVPLPTQALAMLPYIITLVALLGAIGKNSAPEALGKPYIRGAR; from the coding sequence ATGTTAGAGCAAATCATGACCGTTGGTTTCGTGACAGCCTTTCTGACGGCTTCCGTAAGAATGGCGGTGCCCCTGATTTACGCCGGACTGGGGGAAACCATATCTGAAAAGGCGGGAATCCTTAATATAGGCATGGAGGGCGTCATGCTGGGCGGGGCTTTCTTCTCCTTTGCGGGAACCTTTTACTCCGGCAGCCTGGCCGTGGGCCTTTTGTGCGGCATGGCGGGCGGGGCCATGGTCAGCGCCATTCACGGGCTGCTGTCCATCAGGCTGGCCCAGGACCAGTCCGTCAGCGGAATCGCCATCAATATATTTATGGCCGGAGTCACCAGTTTTCTCTATAAACTGATGTCAAGCGGTCAGTCTTATCAGCAGATAGAACCCTTTGCAAAGCTTAAGATTCCCTTTCTGGGGGACATACCCCTCATAGGAAACGCCCTGTTCAACCAGGATGTGCTGACATACGGGGTCTACGTGCTGGTAATCCTGGTCACCCTGTTTTACAGCAGAACATCAAAGGGAATGGCCTTTGCCGCCATCGGGGAAAATCCCAGGGCCGCGGATTCGGCCGGTATCCCTGTACACCGGTACCAGTGGGCGGCCGTGCTGTTAAACGGTATGCTGGGAGGACTGGGAGGAGCATATCTGGTTCTGGTGCAGGTGGGCAATTTTTCTGAAAATATGACATCAGGCAGAGGGTACATAGCCCTGGCTGCAGTCATACTGGGCCGGTATGTTCCCTTTGGAATGATGGGTGCTGCCTTCATATTCGGCGCTGCCAACGCCCTTCAGATCCGTCTCCAGGCCATCGGTGTGCCCCTGCCCACACAGGCTCTGGCCATGCTGCCCTACATCATAACCCTGGTTGCCCTTTTGGGCGCCATCGGCAAAAACAGCGCGCCGGAGGCATTGGGCAAGCCGTATATCAGGGGAGCCAGGTAG
- a CDS encoding TM1266 family iron-only hydrogenase system putative regulator — protein METRIAVIGIIVENKDSVESVNELLHQYSQYIIGRMGLPYAKKKVNIISVVVDAPQDIISALSGKLGRLQGINSKALYSNIGS, from the coding sequence ATGGAGACAAGAATCGCGGTGATCGGCATAATCGTGGAAAATAAGGATTCTGTGGAAAGCGTCAACGAGCTGCTCCACCAATACAGTCAGTACATCATTGGAAGGATGGGGCTTCCCTACGCAAAGAAAAAGGTGAACATCATAAGCGTTGTGGTGGATGCGCCCCAGGACATCATAAGCGCCCTGTCCGGCAAACTGGGCAGGCTTCAGGGCATTAACTCCAAGGCCCTGTACTCCAATATCGGTAGTTGA
- the hydG gene encoding [FeFe] hydrogenase H-cluster radical SAM maturase HydG, protein MNYDPKSSHAEEFIHHGEIEETLAYGEANRTNRELIDEILAKARERRGLTHREAMVLLDCGLEDKNQEIYELAEQIKKDFYGNRIVLFAPLYLSNYCINGCVYCPYHAKNKHIPRKKLTQDEIRREVMALQDMGHKRLALETGEDPVHNPIEYMLESIDTIYSIKHKNGAIRRVNVNIAATTVENYRKLKDAGIGTYILFQETYHKESYEKLHPTGPKHDYCYHTEAMDRAQLGGIDDVGCGVLFGLELYRYEFAGLLMHAEHLEAVFGVGPHTISVPRIRRADDIDPDSFDNGIDDDTFAKLVACIRIAVPYTGMIVSTRESQKTRERVLHLGISQISGGSKTSVGGYFEPEPEEECSAQFDVSDNRTLDQVVNWLMGMGYIPSFCTACYREGRTGDRFMSLCKSGQIQNCCHPNALMTLKEYLMDYSSEETRRIGEALIEKEIGSIPKEKVQQIVRDNLAKIEQGIRDFRF, encoded by the coding sequence ATGAACTACGACCCAAAATCATCCCATGCGGAGGAATTCATCCATCACGGGGAAATTGAGGAGACCCTTGCCTACGGGGAGGCAAACCGCACCAACAGGGAGCTGATCGACGAGATTCTGGCAAAGGCCAGAGAGCGCAGGGGCCTGACCCACAGGGAGGCCATGGTGCTTCTGGACTGCGGACTGGAGGACAAGAACCAGGAAATTTATGAGCTGGCGGAGCAGATTAAAAAGGATTTCTACGGAAACCGCATCGTGCTGTTTGCGCCTCTGTACCTGTCCAATTACTGCATCAACGGGTGTGTGTACTGTCCCTACCACGCCAAGAACAAGCATATCCCAAGGAAGAAGCTGACACAGGATGAAATCCGCAGGGAGGTTATGGCGCTGCAGGATATGGGACATAAGCGCCTGGCCCTGGAAACAGGGGAGGACCCGGTGCACAATCCCATTGAATACATGCTGGAGTCCATTGACACCATTTACAGTATAAAGCATAAAAACGGAGCCATACGCCGCGTCAACGTGAACATAGCGGCCACCACAGTGGAGAATTACAGGAAGCTTAAGGACGCGGGAATCGGTACCTATATTCTGTTCCAGGAGACATATCACAAGGAAAGCTATGAGAAGCTTCATCCCACAGGGCCGAAGCATGATTACTGTTACCACACAGAGGCAATGGACCGTGCACAGCTGGGCGGTATTGATGATGTGGGATGCGGCGTGCTGTTTGGCCTGGAGCTTTACCGGTATGAATTTGCGGGACTTCTGATGCACGCGGAGCACCTGGAGGCGGTGTTCGGGGTGGGACCCCATACCATCAGCGTGCCCAGGATACGCAGGGCGGATGACATTGATCCGGATTCCTTTGACAATGGAATTGACGACGACACCTTTGCCAAGCTGGTGGCCTGTATCCGCATCGCAGTTCCCTACACAGGCATGATTGTATCCACCAGAGAAAGCCAGAAAACCAGGGAACGGGTGCTGCACCTGGGTATTTCCCAAATCAGCGGCGGTTCCAAGACAAGCGTGGGCGGCTACTTTGAACCTGAGCCGGAGGAGGAATGTTCAGCCCAGTTCGATGTGAGCGACAACCGCACCCTGGACCAGGTGGTGAACTGGCTCATGGGAATGGGGTATATTCCCAGCTTCTGCACGGCCTGCTACAGGGAAGGACGCACAGGCGACCGTTTTATGTCCCTGTGCAAGAGCGGACAGATTCAAAACTGCTGCCATCCCAATGCCCTTATGACGCTGAAGGAATATCTGATGGATTACAGCTCCGAGGAGACAAGGCGCATCGGTGAGGCGCTCATAGAGAAGGAAATTGGAAGCATACCCAAGGAGAAGGTGCAGCAGATTGTCAGAGATAACCTGGCAAAGATTGAACAGGGTATCAGGGATTTCAGGTTTTAA
- the hydF gene encoding [FeFe] hydrogenase H-cluster maturation GTPase HydF has product MGMNNTPASDRIHIGFFGRRNAGKSSVLNAVTGQDLAVVSDVKGTTTDPVYKAMELLPLGPVMMIDTPGIDDEGQLGSLRVRKSYQVLNKTDVAVLVMDACHGPAPEDYTLLKKIGEKQIPCVAVCNKADVVGAAGGRPEGIPESVPVLSVSAHTGQGITALKECLANLGKTQETSRKIVGDLLSPSDLAVLVVPIDKAAPKGRLILPQQQTIRDILEADAVSVVVRENGLRDTLASLGKKPRMVITDSQVFAKVSADTPEDILLTSFSILFARYKGSLEPMVRGVRALDRIGKGDRILICEGCTHHRQCEDIGTVKLPGWIREYTGTEPEFVFTSGTEFPDDLAGFRLIVHCGGCMLNEREMKYRMKCAHDQGIPITNYGITIAYVQGILRRSVEPFPEIAALLCGSREG; this is encoded by the coding sequence ATGGGAATGAACAATACGCCGGCATCGGACCGGATACATATTGGATTTTTTGGGAGGAGAAATGCCGGCAAATCCAGCGTACTGAACGCGGTTACAGGCCAGGACCTGGCTGTGGTGTCGGATGTGAAGGGGACTACCACGGACCCTGTATATAAGGCCATGGAGCTGCTGCCTCTGGGTCCTGTGATGATGATTGATACGCCGGGCATTGACGACGAAGGCCAGCTGGGAAGCCTGAGGGTGAGAAAGAGCTATCAGGTACTCAACAAGACGGATGTGGCTGTGCTGGTGATGGATGCCTGTCACGGGCCGGCTCCGGAGGATTACACCCTCCTGAAGAAGATAGGAGAAAAGCAGATTCCCTGCGTGGCAGTCTGCAACAAGGCGGATGTGGTCGGAGCTGCCGGTGGGAGACCGGAGGGGATTCCCGAATCGGTTCCTGTCCTGTCTGTCAGCGCCCATACCGGTCAGGGTATTACGGCGCTTAAGGAGTGTCTGGCAAATCTGGGCAAGACCCAGGAAACCAGCCGGAAAATCGTGGGAGACCTGCTTTCACCGTCTGACCTGGCTGTTCTGGTGGTGCCCATTGACAAGGCGGCTCCCAAGGGACGCCTGATTCTGCCCCAGCAGCAGACCATACGTGACATCCTGGAAGCGGACGCAGTGTCCGTGGTGGTCAGGGAAAACGGACTGAGGGACACGCTGGCCTCTCTGGGTAAGAAGCCAAGAATGGTCATCACCGACAGCCAGGTATTTGCAAAGGTCAGTGCGGATACGCCGGAGGATATTCTCCTGACCTCCTTTTCCATTCTCTTTGCCCGTTATAAAGGGAGCCTGGAGCCCATGGTGCGGGGCGTCAGGGCTCTGGACCGCATCGGAAAGGGGGACAGAATCCTGATTTGTGAGGGCTGCACCCATCACCGGCAGTGCGAGGATATCGGGACCGTAAAGCTGCCCGGATGGATACGGGAATATACTGGAACAGAACCGGAGTTTGTGTTTACCTCAGGCACAGAGTTTCCGGATGACCTGGCAGGCTTCCGTCTGATTGTCCACTGCGGCGGATGCATGCTGAATGAGCGTGAGATGAAATACAGGATGAAATGCGCCCACGACCAGGGGATACCCATAACCAACTACGGTATAACCATTGCGTATGTACAGGGAATATTGAGGCGGAGCGTGGAACCCTTTCCTGAGATAGCGGCACTGCTTTGCGGCAGCCGGGAAGGGTGA
- the nagA gene encoding N-acetylglucosamine-6-phosphate deacetylase, whose product MRIQGKRVWIAGQFMAAQMEIEDGVISRIHEYGAGPADEDYGDKRIVPGFIDIHTHGAYDFDTNDGQPEGLRNWMKRIPEEGVTAILPTTVTQMPDVLTRAVANVAAVVKEGYEGAEILGIHFEGPFLDMEYKGAQPPEAIASASVEQFKKYQEAAEGLIKYITLAPERDPDHALTRYCSTHGVVVSMGHSAATYEQALLGIANGALSMTHVYNGMTPYHHRKPGLVGTAFRVRDIYGEIICDGCHSHLAALNNFFTAKGRDYSIMISDSLRAKHCPPGGQYQLGGHDIEIGEDGLARLKGTETIAGSTLNMNRGLKILVEQALVPFDAALNSCTINPARCLGVDHRKGRIAAGCDGDLVVLDDDYSVLQTWCRGRAML is encoded by the coding sequence ATGAGGATTCAGGGTAAGAGAGTCTGGATAGCAGGACAGTTCATGGCAGCCCAGATGGAGATTGAGGATGGAGTCATCAGCCGTATCCATGAGTATGGTGCGGGACCGGCTGACGAGGATTACGGGGATAAGAGAATCGTGCCGGGTTTCATTGATATCCACACACACGGAGCATATGATTTTGACACAAACGACGGCCAGCCGGAAGGGCTCCGCAACTGGATGAAGCGGATTCCTGAGGAGGGCGTCACAGCCATTCTGCCCACCACCGTGACCCAGATGCCGGATGTGCTCACCAGGGCCGTGGCCAATGTGGCGGCCGTGGTAAAGGAAGGCTACGAAGGGGCTGAAATCCTGGGCATCCATTTTGAGGGACCGTTCCTGGACATGGAGTACAAGGGGGCGCAGCCGCCGGAAGCCATTGCGTCTGCATCTGTGGAGCAGTTTAAGAAATATCAGGAGGCGGCAGAAGGCCTTATCAAATATATCACTCTGGCGCCGGAGCGGGATCCGGACCATGCGCTTACCAGATACTGTTCCACCCACGGAGTGGTGGTCAGCATGGGGCATTCGGCAGCCACTTACGAGCAGGCTCTTCTGGGAATTGCCAACGGCGCTTTATCCATGACCCATGTATATAACGGCATGACGCCTTACCATCACCGCAAACCGGGGCTGGTAGGCACGGCCTTCAGGGTAAGGGATATCTACGGGGAAATAATCTGTGACGGATGCCATTCCCACCTGGCGGCCCTGAACAACTTCTTTACAGCCAAGGGACGTGATTATTCCATCATGATCAGTGATTCCCTCAGGGCTAAGCACTGCCCTCCGGGAGGACAGTACCAGCTGGGCGGCCATGACATTGAGATAGGCGAGGACGGACTGGCCCGTCTCAAGGGAACAGAAACCATTGCGGGCAGCACCCTCAACATGAACAGGGGACTTAAGATTCTGGTGGAGCAGGCTCTGGTGCCCTTTGACGCTGCCCTTAATTCATGTACCATCAACCCGGCCAGATGTCTGGGCGTGGATCACAGAAAGGGAAGGATTGCAGCCGGATGCGACGGGGATTTGGTGGTTCTGGATGATGATTACAGCGTGCTCCAGACTTGGTGCAGAGGACGCGCAATGCTTTGA
- a CDS encoding methyl-accepting chemotaxis protein: MKIGIRIKMFLGIMVPALMVFLLSGVLISVSVGKYAKVQAREKLTSDSESAAHEVDTFFTGHLKAVEQSAQEALVIDFMHELRGSQRASAAPRYDEVMAAMAVRQALDSSTILGVWLADTDSSQLFQPDGFISDPGWDVTSRPWFECTKTKKPVMTEPYIDVNTGLPIVTAAAPVIDRQSGEVYGASGTDINLDTLQQRINEVKLGQTGFLVLMSGSGNILCYPDTEQVGKSISEINISDEVKQAVQNGLTGDYIYEIDGTRYYGNLTRIDSAGWYVLSAMPETEALQGFYTVMRMSAVTFAGSMVLMAAAVLLISNGITRPMKKLADAAHRIADGELNVETGVHSKDEIGQVASAMERTVSKLKDYIEYINETTRVLDEIADGNLQFELELQYEGDFAKIRDALMRIRTTLNDTLGSILRTAEQVTASSGQVADSTSSLADGNARQASSVEELAATINEIFTHVDSNARRTEEVSGRSAEMDHRVALSNTQMQELVKAVRDISNKSGEIGKIIKTIEDIAFQTNILALNAAVEAARAGEAGKGFAVVADEVRNLANKSGEAAKNTTSLIEESLRSIDNGQKIANETAQSLGQVVTSAQQIAEAVEDISKASTEQAKSLDQVRIGIEQISGVVQTNAAMVEENAATGGELSEEAKKLFDLISRFRTDRKL, from the coding sequence ATGAAAATTGGAATCCGGATTAAAATGTTTTTAGGTATCATGGTACCTGCATTGATGGTATTTCTGCTGTCGGGAGTGCTGATCAGCGTGTCTGTGGGGAAATATGCCAAGGTGCAGGCCAGAGAAAAGCTGACATCTGATTCTGAGTCCGCTGCCCATGAAGTGGATACTTTCTTTACCGGACATTTAAAAGCGGTTGAGCAGTCCGCCCAGGAAGCTCTGGTTATAGATTTCATGCATGAACTGAGAGGCAGCCAACGGGCCAGCGCAGCTCCCCGCTATGATGAGGTGATGGCGGCCATGGCGGTGCGTCAGGCCCTGGATTCATCTACCATACTGGGGGTCTGGCTGGCTGATACCGATTCCAGCCAGCTTTTTCAGCCGGACGGCTTTATCAGTGATCCAGGTTGGGACGTTACGTCAAGACCATGGTTTGAGTGCACAAAAACAAAGAAGCCTGTTATGACGGAGCCGTACATTGATGTTAATACGGGACTCCCTATTGTGACGGCGGCGGCACCTGTGATTGACCGTCAGAGCGGAGAAGTATACGGGGCTTCCGGCACGGATATTAACCTGGATACCCTTCAGCAGCGGATCAATGAGGTGAAGTTAGGGCAGACAGGATTTCTTGTGCTCATGAGCGGCTCAGGAAATATTCTCTGCTACCCGGACACAGAACAGGTGGGGAAATCCATTTCAGAAATCAATATCTCAGATGAAGTAAAGCAGGCTGTACAGAACGGATTGACCGGGGATTATATATATGAAATAGACGGAACCCGGTATTACGGGAATCTTACCAGAATAGACAGCGCGGGGTGGTATGTACTCTCCGCCATGCCGGAGACGGAAGCGCTTCAGGGCTTTTATACGGTCATGCGCATGTCGGCGGTCACATTTGCAGGCAGTATGGTCCTTATGGCGGCGGCTGTTCTGCTGATCTCCAACGGCATTACACGTCCTATGAAAAAACTTGCTGATGCTGCACACCGGATTGCGGATGGGGAACTGAATGTGGAGACGGGCGTGCACTCAAAGGATGAAATCGGGCAGGTTGCCTCCGCCATGGAGCGCACCGTGTCAAAGCTTAAGGACTATATTGAATATATCAATGAGACCACCAGGGTCCTGGATGAAATCGCTGACGGCAATCTTCAGTTTGAACTGGAACTACAGTACGAAGGAGATTTTGCGAAAATCAGGGATGCTCTGATGCGGATCCGGACTACGCTGAATGATACTCTGGGAAGTATCCTTCGCACAGCGGAACAGGTGACGGCCAGTTCGGGCCAGGTAGCGGACAGTACCAGCAGCCTTGCGGATGGAAATGCCAGGCAGGCCAGCTCCGTGGAAGAGCTTGCCGCCACCATCAATGAAATATTTACTCATGTAGATTCCAATGCCAGGCGCACCGAAGAGGTCAGCGGGCGCTCTGCGGAAATGGACCACCGGGTTGCGCTCAGCAACACACAGATGCAGGAGCTGGTGAAAGCAGTAAGGGATATCAGCAATAAGTCGGGCGAGATAGGGAAGATCATCAAAACCATCGAAGACATAGCATTCCAGACGAATATACTGGCTTTAAACGCGGCAGTGGAGGCGGCGCGGGCCGGTGAGGCAGGGAAAGGTTTTGCCGTTGTGGCGGATGAGGTGCGGAATTTGGCAAATAAAAGCGGCGAGGCGGCTAAGAATACCACATCTCTGATCGAAGAGTCTCTCCGGTCCATTGATAACGGACAGAAGATCGCCAATGAGACGGCACAGTCACTGGGGCAGGTGGTTACCAGCGCACAACAGATCGCGGAGGCGGTGGAGGACATATCAAAGGCTTCCACGGAACAGGCCAAATCCCTGGATCAGGTGCGCATCGGGATCGAACAGATATCAGGAGTGGTTCAGACAAATGCCGCTATGGTGGAGGAGAACGCTGCAACAGGAGGCGAACTTTCAGAGGAAGCTAAGAAACTTTTTGATTTGATTTCCAGATTCAGGACGGACAGGAAGTTGTAA
- the rimP gene encoding ribosome maturation factor RimP, translating to MGKKESYESRVEKHLLPLMEEHGFELVDVEYVKEAGTWYLRAYIDKEGGIAVDDCEVISRALSDWLDKEDFIDDSYILEVSSPGLGRPLKKERDFVRSMGKDVDVRLYRQLNKQKEFTGALSAYDENTVTLTMEDGSQMVFEKADIALIRLALDF from the coding sequence ATGGGAAAAAAGGAGAGCTATGAGAGCCGGGTGGAGAAACACCTCCTTCCACTGATGGAAGAGCATGGTTTTGAACTGGTAGACGTGGAATATGTAAAAGAAGCAGGTACCTGGTACCTGAGAGCTTATATAGATAAAGAAGGCGGGATTGCCGTGGATGACTGTGAGGTCATCAGCAGGGCCTTAAGCGACTGGCTGGACAAAGAGGATTTTATTGACGACAGCTATATTCTGGAAGTCAGTTCCCCGGGACTGGGCCGTCCTCTTAAGAAGGAAAGGGACTTCGTAAGAAGCATGGGCAAGGATGTGGATGTAAGGCTTTACCGTCAGCTTAACAAGCAAAAGGAATTTACGGGCGCCCTCAGTGCATATGATGAAAATACTGTGACGCTGACCATGGAAGACGGAAGCCAGATGGTATTTGAAAAAGCGGACATTGCCCTGATACGGCTTGCGCTGGATTTTTAG